In one window of Hyalangium gracile DNA:
- a CDS encoding PH domain-containing protein — MAAAGVLWVTVLVYLLRFDDVPVKTFLAVIFFVVFFAVSLTYYARTRIVVDARGITYRGMVRTRRYTFEDIRKVDVLPGPVTVYAIRDTGGGFVHFTSFFQHHRRLAALLVERAGLRPMTS; from the coding sequence ATGGCCGCCGCGGGTGTGCTCTGGGTGACGGTCCTGGTGTACCTGCTGCGCTTCGACGACGTCCCCGTCAAGACGTTCCTGGCGGTGATCTTCTTCGTGGTCTTCTTCGCGGTGTCGCTGACGTACTACGCGCGCACCCGCATCGTGGTGGACGCGCGAGGCATCACCTACCGCGGCATGGTGCGCACGCGGCGCTACACCTTCGAGGACATCCGCAAGGTGGATGTGCTGCCGGGGCCAGTGACGGTGTACGCCATCCGGGACACCGGCGGCGGGTTCGTCCACTTCACCAGCTTCTTCCAGCACCACCGCAGGCTCGCGGCGCTGCTCGTGGAGCGCGCCGGGCTCCGGCCGATGACCTCGTGA
- a CDS encoding tetratricopeptide repeat protein, which produces MVVRCILIGLTAALLGAATPSAPAQAAFERGEKALAANKLDDAAAAYRKALEATPNWAPALNGLGSALFKKGQSVEAIALFKSATEADPELKLAWFNLGYAARKSGDYATAARAYERYTQLDPNDPDGFYGLGESLRQLGQSAPAIAAYETYIAKEKRPSEQKWVARAREQVASLRAPAGAPPAAATPAPVTSAASTLAPAPVAPATSNVGTLSPGGTPHSTLSITRVRDGDALMKERRYREATFAYLDATHADPGNVEALFKLGNALAVLGYYSQAVERWNRVAQLTPDATIRQSALDNVAKAQGRIAQQGGSPQAQGVAPGFGPLADTTRAQARRAYEQGVQRIHARDYAGALQSLTQTILLEPTLAVAYTARGSAYIGLRRFAEAAVDYDYALRLAPDSASPLYGLGESYRMLGRNAEARAYYQRYATSTAKDVRPELQAEARQNAERLR; this is translated from the coding sequence ATGGTGGTTCGCTGCATCCTCATCGGTCTCACTGCCGCGCTCCTGGGGGCGGCGACGCCGTCCGCTCCAGCGCAGGCGGCCTTCGAGCGCGGCGAGAAGGCGCTGGCGGCGAACAAGCTGGATGACGCCGCCGCGGCCTACCGCAAGGCCCTGGAGGCCACCCCGAACTGGGCTCCGGCGCTCAACGGGCTGGGCAGCGCGCTCTTCAAGAAGGGCCAGTCCGTCGAGGCCATCGCCCTCTTCAAGTCCGCCACCGAGGCCGACCCGGAGCTCAAGCTGGCCTGGTTCAACCTCGGCTATGCCGCGCGCAAGTCCGGGGACTACGCCACCGCGGCGCGGGCCTACGAGCGCTACACCCAGCTCGATCCGAATGATCCGGATGGCTTCTACGGGCTCGGGGAGAGCCTCCGGCAGCTCGGCCAGTCCGCCCCGGCCATCGCCGCCTACGAGACCTATATCGCCAAGGAGAAGCGGCCCAGCGAGCAGAAGTGGGTGGCCAGGGCTCGCGAGCAGGTCGCCTCCCTGCGCGCCCCCGCTGGCGCTCCGCCCGCTGCTGCCACCCCCGCGCCTGTCACCTCCGCCGCGTCCACCCTGGCTCCCGCCCCCGTGGCTCCAGCCACCTCCAATGTGGGGACACTGTCCCCGGGAGGCACGCCCCACTCGACGCTCTCCATCACCCGCGTCCGGGATGGAGACGCGCTGATGAAGGAGCGTCGGTACCGCGAGGCGACCTTCGCCTACCTGGATGCCACGCACGCGGATCCTGGCAACGTGGAGGCGCTGTTCAAGCTGGGCAACGCGCTGGCGGTGCTCGGGTACTACTCGCAGGCCGTGGAGCGCTGGAACCGCGTGGCGCAGCTCACCCCGGACGCCACCATCCGCCAGAGCGCGCTGGACAACGTGGCCAAGGCGCAGGGCCGCATCGCGCAGCAGGGGGGCTCTCCGCAGGCGCAGGGGGTGGCCCCGGGCTTCGGGCCGCTGGCGGACACCACGCGCGCCCAGGCCCGTCGCGCCTACGAGCAGGGCGTCCAGCGCATCCATGCCCGCGACTACGCCGGCGCGCTGCAGAGCCTTACGCAGACGATCCTGCTCGAGCCGACGCTGGCGGTGGCCTACACGGCGCGGGGCAGCGCCTACATCGGCCTGCGCCGCTTTGCCGAGGCCGCCGTGGACTACGACTACGCGCTGCGTCTGGCCCCGGACTCGGCGTCACCCCTGTACGGGCTCGGAGAGTCCTACCGGATGCTCGGCCGCAACGCCGAGGCGCGCGCCTATTACCAGCGCTACGCCACGTCTACCGCCAAGGACGTGAGGCCGGAGCTCCAGGCCGAGGCTCGCCAGAATGCCGAGCGACTGCGGTGA